A window from Burkholderiales bacterium encodes these proteins:
- a CDS encoding HIT family protein, translated as MNCELCKGGTGEVLWSSDLCRVVLVDEPDYPGYCRVILNRHAKEMTDLAAGERAALMEVVFAVEEALRAALAPDKINLASLGNQVPHLHWHVIPRWRSDRHFPAAVWAEPCRASRPAPPPAWRERLASALDARLPGRP; from the coding sequence CGGCACGGGCGAAGTGCTCTGGTCGAGCGACCTGTGCCGCGTGGTGCTGGTGGACGAGCCCGACTATCCCGGCTACTGTCGCGTGATCCTCAACCGCCATGCAAAGGAAATGACGGATCTGGCAGCCGGCGAGCGGGCGGCCCTCATGGAGGTGGTGTTCGCCGTGGAGGAGGCGCTGCGCGCAGCGCTCGCGCCGGACAAGATCAACCTGGCGAGCCTCGGCAACCAGGTGCCCCACCTGCACTGGCACGTAATCCCCCGCTGGCGCTCCGACCGCCACTTTCCCGCCGCCGTTTGGGCGGAACCCTGCCGCGCTTCCCGGCCGGCGCCGCCTCCCGCCTGGCGCGAGCGGCTTGCCTCGGCCCTGGACGCCCGGCTGCCGGGGCGCCCTTGA